The Verrucomicrobiota bacterium genomic interval TCGCGAATGCGGGCCTGCGGCGATTGCGAGATTGTATCAGATGTTGAATCAAGCCGTCGCTTATTTCAGGACCGCGTCGTGGAATTCCTTCCAGTCATCCAGATTGTTCAAATTGATGGCGTCCTTGAATGCGCTGGCGTCATCGGGCAGGCCGTTGGCGGAAAGGATGCCCTTGCGCGTGGCGTCGTCGTGATCGTAGCCGCGGATCGCCGCGTTGAGTTTCTCGATCGAGCCTTTGTCGAGTTTGACCCCGGGTTGATTTTTGATCCACGCCTCGAATTGCGGATAGGTGGGTTTGCTGGTCTTGATGACGTTGATCACTGCATCGCGATTCAGTCCAAGCCCATCGATCACCATTTGATCGTAGCCTTTGCCGGCGCCAGGATAACCGGGCGCGAGTTTGCCGCTGGACTCCAGCAACAACTTGAGCCACAGACGAGGCAGGTGCAAAACACCCAGGGGACCGGCCACGCCAGAACTGATGAGAGGGACAATTGTATTCATAGGTAGTTTCTTGGTTATTGGAACTAGACCGGCAAAAAGTACAAAAGCAAGCGACCAGGGTCAATGCGAATTTGACTCGGCACAGGTTTCTCTGCACGTTGTATCTGTTTAGCGTAGCGCAGATTTGTAATCTGCCGAATCGCGGAATTGCATTCCGCCGAAGCTCGACAAGTTCCCGATCTCTGGAACTCGCCGAAGCGCCGCCGATTGCAGATCGGCGATACGGCAGAGTGCAACTCTGCGCTACGGCGGAAGGCGCGCTCAACACATACCCGGACGTTAATGCGGATGGGTTTCATGATGGAAAGCACGGCAGACAAACCGGTGGTCTCAACGAAACCTCGCTCGTCTTCGACCGAACTTCAGGTGCGTGGCATGACGTGCAGCGCGTGCGCTCGGGCCGTCGGCGCAGCGCTGGAGCGCGTTTCGGGAGTGCGAAGCGCGGAGGTGAATCTCACCGCGGGACGCGCTCGCGTCATCTGGACAGACGTCGAATCCAGCGACGCCCACAAGTTGATCGACGCGGTCAAAAGCGCGGGCTACGGCGCCGCGCTGCCGGCTTCTTCCGAACGCGCGGAGATTCACGACACCTGGTCGCCGTTCCGCGGCTGGCAATTCAACGTGGTCGTCGGAGCGATCGCCACCGTGCCGCTGATGATTGCGGAATGGATTCTCGGACTGGGCCCGGAACGAGCGTACCAGTGGGTGGCCTTTGCGCTTGTGACTCCCGTCCAGTTGGTGTGCGGCGCCCGATTCTATCGCGGTGCCTGGAGTCAACTCAAGGTGGGCAACTCGAATATGGACACGCTCGTAGCGCTGGGCTCGACCACGGCGTTCGCCTACAGCGCGTGGGGCTTGCTGTCGGGCGTGCCCGGCCATCTGTTCTTCATGGAGTCGGCCTCGATTATCACACTCATCAGCGCGGGACATTGGATCGAGACCCTGGTCAGCGCGCGCGCCGAAAGTTCGTTAAGGGCGTTGTTGAGCCTGGCCCCACCGACGGCGCGGCATCTTTCGGAGACCGGAGCCGAAAGCGAAGTTCCCGTCGCCCAACTTCATGTCGGCGACACCGTGCTCATCAAGCCGGGCGACCGAATCCCGATCGACGGCGAAATCCTGGAAGGCGCTTCCTCGGTGGACGAATCCATGTTGACGGGCGAGTCGTTGCCGGTCGAGAAGGGCAGGGGAGGGAAGGTCTATGCGGGCACCCTCAACGCGAGCGGCTTGT includes:
- a CDS encoding DUF5069 domain-containing protein — its product is MNTIVPLISSGVAGPLGVLHLPRLWLKLLLESSGKLAPGYPGAGKGYDQMVIDGLGLNRDAVINVIKTSKPTYPQFEAWIKNQPGVKLDKGSIEKLNAAIRGYDHDDATRKGILSANGLPDDASAFKDAINLNNLDDWKEFHDAVLK